DNA sequence from the Streptomyces sp. NBC_01497 genome:
GGTCCAAGTTGTACGCCTTGAAGCCGACGCGGTGGTCCGAAATGCGGTTCTCGGGGAAGTTGTACGTCCGGATCTTCTCCGAGCGGTCCACGGTGCGCACCTGGCTGCGCCGGGCGTCCGCCGCCTTCGACTCGGCCTCCTCCTGGGCCGCGGCCAGCAGCCGCGAGCGCAGGATGCGCAGGGCCTGCTCCTTGTTCTGGAGCTGGCTCTTCTCGTTCTGGCAGGAGGCGACGACACCGGTCGGCAGGTGCGTGATGCGGACCGCGGAGTCGGTCGTGTTGACGGACTGCCCGCCGGGGCCCGAGGAGCGGTAGACGTCGATGCGCAGGTCGTTCGGGTTGACCTCGACGTCGATCTCCTCGGCCTCGGGCGTCACGAGGACTCCGGCGGCCGAGGTGTGGATACGGCCCTGGGACTCGGTCGCGGGCACGCGCTGCACGCGGTGCACGCCGCCCTCGTACTTCAGCCGGGCCCAGACACCCTGCCCGGGCTCCGTGGCACCGTTGCCGCCCTTGGTCTTCACCGCGACCTGGACGTCCTTGTAGCCGCCGAGCTCGGAGTCGGTGGAGTCGATGATCTCGGCCTTCCAGCCGACGCGCTCCGCGTAGCGCAGGTACATGCGCAGCAGGTCGCCCGCGAACAGCGCCGACTCGTCGCCGCCCGCGCCGGCCTTGACCTCCAGGATGACGTCCTTGTCGTCGCTGGGGTCACGGGGCACGAGCAGCAGCCGCAAGCGCTCGGTGAGCTCGGCGCGGCGCCGCTCCAGGTCCTTGACCTCCGCGGCGAACTCGGGGTCCTCGGCGGCGAACTCGCGGGCCGTCCCGATGTCGTCCCCGGTGCGCTTCCAGGACTGGTACGCGCCGATGATCGGCGTCAGTTCGGCATACCGCTTGCCGAGCCTGCGCGCGTTGGCCTGGTCGCTGT
Encoded proteins:
- the prfA gene encoding peptide chain release factor 1, whose translation is MFEAVEDLVGEHADLEKKLADPSVHSDQANARRLGKRYAELTPIIGAYQSWKRTGDDIGTAREFAAEDPEFAAEVKDLERRRAELTERLRLLLVPRDPSDDKDVILEVKAGAGGDESALFAGDLLRMYLRYAERVGWKAEIIDSTDSELGGYKDVQVAVKTKGGNGATEPGQGVWARLKYEGGVHRVQRVPATESQGRIHTSAAGVLVTPEAEEIDVEVNPNDLRIDVYRSSGPGGQSVNTTDSAVRITHLPTGVVASCQNEKSQLQNKEQALRILRSRLLAAAQEEAESKAADARRSQVRTVDRSEKIRTYNFPENRISDHRVGFKAYNLDQVLDGDLDAVIQACVDADSAAKLAAAQ